A genomic region of Megalobrama amblycephala isolate DHTTF-2021 linkage group LG6, ASM1881202v1, whole genome shotgun sequence contains the following coding sequences:
- the LOC125270412 gene encoding uncharacterized protein LOC125270412, translated as MSAPLLSISSSEEEEITPRPSSKLRKKDYKQCYMHLAPIKKEETKDFTRTRWDTYRNSVKRWLGLHGENQRIAETYKHCLEVEFENVPEDAGFHSTCYRRFIDKKRLDAAEKRVIRHPEVQDAHKDQSVSSSSSTSTTECPKKKLRSRTGLPVACAGPVLPALCIICKKTDKYITVAGKRQKDHLSQAETLSAGQLLKAAEMKEDTSILVHIQDKDCVSLEVRYHKTCYRQYTRFLTKSTATVTGTSEEQNEPTFDASYRIFCERIIRHRIIVNQEVLTLMQLRRIFLNLVKKHEDLDASNYRQDKLKRRLIRDFPQLVFHSPNKRNISELVFVETLSADKLIDRLPHPSGTETTESTEATSQSDCENTPSTTADPQRQTSVASVNTTESTRTLYSAALILKNLLCDAPGMTCPWPPTSDDLNVSEAKSVVPLELYNLISWIIGATEEPTLAHYVDITDDLNLKVISICQDIVYLASKGRRQTPKSLCLGLTIRHLTGSSQIVSLLNRLGHCASWDTVVSLDSSLAQLQLVEGRDRIPKGFSKKVPTILVWDNIDFGEETLSGRGTTHHTNGIMLQSSVVQHVSTTNRQPLQKGVTSFKAPPCIPIEQYHQSKRQGPQNLFHHESVPLQVDTYKLNTMSAAQTELAYVFLKFIDAERCTIPNWTGFHTLLQGDGTLQKSALYYLPVIEASPTEMSTVNTILKRSVQIADQLELDHIVLVFDQAIYAKAQQIRWKDNDFTKRIVIRLGEFHTCMSYLSILGKRFGDAGLQDILIESEVVAPGSISGVISGHHYNRSMRAHKLLYESLQRIRFLTFLDSLPPEERNECMDVMNEIKCAFLDKTMDVLCANEKFDEICSKYVDFVKRISAENPTFAFWSSYIDMVQILLLFVRATRESDWQLHLSTVRLMMPWFFAYDRVNYARYIPSYWLEMVNLPLTHPSCHSELSVKGQWTVQRQSVHGFSSIACDQAIEQTCNRDSKTKGGWTGITQNRAAVYRWILSQHERAAIARQCEAMAGKTPDIRKRKDLDSTRIHADEKAVTRIISTLGCMLNPFDTHQDGIVCLSSGTVAAEEIMRDLLTAPEKGENAVREFMDQRLLSPSVDIFAPIKTQKLKTFSDQAKTKKKSAAGKEVILRADKKLFSRLLIIGQSRKIELREILSYSLGTVSYPLASADGSLAKTNKSALMDLLETKGEECLVDKVPADGAILFDGMAVIQAIRSIPSTFGELAETILQYIVKLALKYNCTRIDFVIDQYPEMSIKNLERSRRAGGGTQLVKIYGRDQKTPTQWKKFLSDGTNKEALAEFLYVVWRDADLTTVGKDLSLYIAHGDLCHCVNVMQEIKTLSAVEELTCDHEECDTRLFLHAQHAANEHQTVVIKSPDTDVAVIALSLQPDLPCKLYFFTGVGNKTRIIDLAKLSSALGTSVCLSLIGIHTFSGCDSTSAFYGKGKRKAFSVACEKEEYLNAFTNLGKSFNLDQSTFDILCKYVCHLYGQSSAENVNDARYKAFCMASSALPELSMPPTCDALHQHCKRANYQAAIMRHSLKAMMSAPSPVGNGWHLENGELTVTWMTRNPAPESVLQVVHCSCKQGKCETGRCSCMSARLSCTDFCRCQNCVNVSKETEERATWDGSDSDRDDTDE; from the exons ATGTCTGCGCCCTTGTTGTCAATATCGAGTAGCGAAGAAGAGGAAATTACGCCGAGACCGTCTTCTAAACTCCGTAAAAAGGATTATAAACAATGCTATATGCATCTCGCGCCCATAAAGAAAGAAGAAACAAAGGATTTTACACGCACACGATGGGATACATACAGAAATAGCGTCAAACGGTGGCTTGGTTTGCACGGTGAGAATCAGAGAATAGCAGAAACATACAAACATTGTCTAGAAGTGGAGTTTGAAAATGTTCCCGAAGACGCTGGGTTTCACTCCACTTGCTACAGGCGTTTCATTGACAAAAAGCGCCTGGATGCGGCAGAGAAACGTGTCATACGGCATCCtgaagttcaagatgctcacaAAGACCAGTCTGTGTCATCGAGTAGTAGTACCTCAACAACTGAATGTCCTAAAAAGAAACTTAGGTCCAGGACGGGCCTGCCAGTAGCTTGTGCAGGTCCTGTGCTTCCTGCCTTGTGCATAATTTGTAAGAAAACAGACAAGTACATTACTGTGGCAGGCAAACGCCAGAAGGACCATCTTTCACAGGCAGAAACGTTGTCTGCAG GCCAGTTGCTGAAAGCTGCTGAGATGAAGGAAGACACTAGCATTCTTGTGCATATTCAAGACAAAGACTGTGTGTCTCTGGAGGTGCGATACCACAAGACCTGTTACAGACAGTACACCAGGTTCTTGACAAAGTCTACTGCAACAGTTACTgggacctcagaagaaca AAATGAGCCAACCTTCGATGCTAGCTACAGGATCTTCTGTGAGAGGATCATTCGCCATAGAATAATTGTAAACCAAGAGGTGCTGACACTGATGCAGCTAAGAAGGATCTTTTtaaatcttgtgaaaaaacatgaAGATCTTGATGCTTCAAACTACAG GCAGGATAAATTGAAGAGGAGGTTGATCCGTGATTTCCCCCAGCTGGTATTTCACTCGCCCAACAAGCGCAACATCAGTGAGCTGGTATTTGTTGAGACACTGTCTGCAGATAAGCTGATCGACAGGCTCCCTCATCCATCAGGTACAGAAACAACAGAGTCAACTGAGGCAACTAGCCAAAGTGACTGTGAAAACACGCCAAGTACAACAGCTGATCCGCAAAGACAAACTTCAGTGGCCTCTGTCAATACTACAGAGAGCACAAGGACACTTTATAGTGCAGCATTGATATTAAAGAATCTTCTATGTGACGCTCCTGGTATGACATGTCCATGGCCACCCACGTCAGATGATTTAAATGTGAGTGAAGCAAAATCTGTTGTGCCACTTGAACTGTACAATTTGATTTCCTGGATTATTGGTGCAACTGAGGAACCAACACTGGCCCATTATGTTGATATTACAGATGATTTGAACCTAAAAGTGATATCTATTTGTCAAGACATTGTGTATCTCGCATCTAAGGGCCGGAGGCAGACACCCAAATCATTGTGTCTTGGTCTAACCATTCGCCATTTAACAGGTTCATCACAAATTGTGTCACTTCTAAATAGACTAGGACATTGTGCATCATGGGACACAGTTGTCAGTCTAGACAGTAGCCTTGCCCAACTTCAACTAGTAGAGGGCAGAGACAGAATACCAAAGGGGTTCTCAAAGAAGGTTCCTACAATACTTGTGTGGGACAATATTGACTTTGGGGAGGAGACATTATCAGGTCGTGGAACTACTCACCACACAAATGGGATTATGCTGCAAAGTTCTGTAGTTCAACATGTGTCAACAACAAACAGACAACCACTACAGAAGGGAGTTACCTCATTCAAAGCACCCCCTTGCATCCCTATCGAACAGTACCATCAGTCTAAAAGACAAGGACCACAGAACTTGTTTCATCATGAAAGTGTTCCATTACAGGTAGACACATACAAATTAAACACCATGTCTGCTGCACAAACTGAACTggcatatgtttttttaaagttcatAGATGCTGAAAGATGTACAATCCCAAACTGGACAGGTTTCCATACATTGCTTCAAGGTGATGGCACTCTGCAAAAGTCAGCACTGTATTATCTTCCAGTCATTGAGGCTTCACCAACAGAGATGTCAACAGTAAACACAATCCTGAAGCGAAGTGTCCAAATTGCTGATCAGCTAGAATTGGACCATATAGTGTTAGTTTTTGACCAAGCTATATATGCCAAAGCTCAGCAAATCCGCTGGAAAGACAACGACTTTACTAAGCGTATAGTGATTAGACTAGGTGAATTTCACACATGCATGTCCTACCTGAGCATTCTAGGAAAAAGGTTTGGAGATGCAGGACTGCAAGACATACTCATTGAGTCTGAAGTTGTTGCCCCAGGATCCATCAGTGGAGTGATCAGTGGTCATCACTACAACCGCAGCATGAGGGCACACAAACTTCTGTATGAGAGTCTGCAACGCATCAGATTTCTCACCTTCTTAGACTCTTTGCCACCAGAGGAGAGAAATGAGTGTATGGATGTCATGAATGAGATCAAATGTGCATTCCTGGACAAAACCATGGATGTTTTGTGTGCAAATGAAAAATTTGACgaaatttgttcaaaatatgTAGACTTTGTAAAAAGAATAAGTGCAGAAAACCCAACGTTTGCCTTCTGGAGTTCATACATCGACATGGTACAGATACTCCTTCTGTTTGTGAGAGCAACACGAGAATCGGACTGGCAGCTTCACCTGTCAACAGTGCGCTTGATGATGCCATGGTTTTTTGCTTATGATCGTGTAAATTATGCTAGGTATATACCTTCATATTGGCTGGAAATGGTCAATTTGCCCCTCACCCATCCTTCTTGCCACAGTGAGCTCAGTGTTAAAGGCCAGTGGACTGTCCAACGTCAAAGTGTCCATGGATTTTCCTCGATTGCTTGTGACCAGGCCATTGAGCAAACATGCAACAGGGATTCCAAGACAAAGGGTGGTTGGACAGGGATAACACAGAATCGAGCTGCAGTATATCGGTGGATATTGTCTCAACATGAAAGGGCTGCCATAGCAAGACAATGTGAGGCAATGGCTGGTAAAACTCCCGATATAAGGAAACGTAAAGACCTTGACAGCACACGAATTCATGCTGATGAAAAGGCTGTGACCAGAATAATTTCCACCCTAGGTTGTATGCTGAATCCTTTTGACACACACCAAGATGGCATTGTGTGTCTTAGCTCTGGGACAGTCGCAGCTGAAGAAATCATGAGGGATTTGCTCACAGCTCCGGAAAAGGGGGAAAATGCTGTCAGAGAGTTTATGGACCAAAGACTGTTATCACCATCAGTTGATATATTTGCTCCcatcaaaacacaaaaactaaagACCTTCAGTGACCAAGCAAAGACAAAGAAGAAATCGGCAGCAGGCAAGGAAGTGATTCTGCGTGCCGACAAGAAGCTATTCTCCAGACTACTCATCATAGGTCAAAGTAGAAAGATAGAGCTGCGGGAAATTCTGTCCTACTCCTTGGGAACTGTGTCATATCCTTTAGCCAGTGCTGATGGTTCACttgctaaaacaaacaaatcagcTTTAATGGATTTATTGGAAACCAAAGGTGAAGAATGTTTAGTTGACAAAGTTCCGGCAGATGGAGCTATTCTCTTCGATGGAATGGCGGTCATTCAAGCCATTCGGTCCATACCAAGTACCTTTGGAGAGCTCGCCGAGACCATACTGCAGTACATAGTCAAGCTTGCTCTGAAGTACAACTGTACACGGATAGACTTTGTGATTGACCAGTATCCGGAAATGAGTATTAAAAATCTAGAACGTTCACGTAGAGCTGGTGGTGGTACACAACTGGTGAAAATTTATGGACGGGATCAGAAGACACCAACACAATGGAAAAAGTTTCTATCAGATGGAACAAACAAAGAGGCACTGGCAGAATTCCTCTATGTTGTGTGGCGAGATGCTGATCTTACCACTGTGGGCAAGGACTTAAGCTTGTACATAGCACATGGAGACCTGTGTCACTGCGTGAACGTAATGCAGGAAATAAAGACTCTCAgtgctgttgaagaactgacaTGCGATCATGAGGAATGTGACACCAGGTTGTTTTTACATGCACAACATGCTGCAAATGAACATCAAACTGTAGTCATCAAGAGCCCTGATACTGATGTGGCAGTGATTGCTTTAAGTCTGCAGCCAGATTTACCATGTAAGTTGTATTTTTTCACAGGGGTTGGCAACAAAACAAGGATCATTGATTTAGCTAAGTTGTCATCAGCTCTTGGCaccagtgtgtgtttgtcacTTATTGGGATCCATACCTTCTCAGGTTGTGACTCTACAAGTGCCTTTTATGGCAAAGGCAAAAGAAAGGCATTTTCTGTTGCTTGTGAGAAAGAGGAATACCTGAATGCATTTACAAATCTGGGTAAAAGTTTTAACCTGGACCAGTCTACCTTTGACATACTTTGCAAATATGTGTGCCACCTCTATGGCCAGTCATCTGCCGAAAATGTGAACGATGCAAGATACAAAGCATTCTGCATGGCATCATCAGCTTTGCCAGAACTATCCATGCCTCCGACATGTGATGCACTACACCAGCACTGCAAAAGGGCAAACTACCAAGCAGCCATAATGAGACATTCTCTGAAAGCTATGATGTCTGCCCCTTCACCCGTCGGCAATGGATGGCACCTTGAGAATGGGGAGTTAACAGTAACCTGGATGACTAGAAATCCTGCACCTGAAAGTGTTTTGCAGGTAGTCCACTGCAGTTGCAAGCAAGGCAAATGTGAGACTGGAAGATGTTCCTGTATGTCTGCAAGACTGTCTTGTACTGATTTTTGTCGGTGCCAGAATTGTGTAAATGTTTCAAAGGAAACAGAGGAAAGAGCTACATGGGATGGCTCTGATAGTGATAGGGATGATACTGATGAGTAA